A portion of the Celeribacter baekdonensis genome contains these proteins:
- a CDS encoding phosphopentomutase: MTRAFLIVMDSVGLGGAPDADAFFNGDLPDEGANTIAHIAQACAEGRAEEGRSGPLHIPHLDALGLGAAMGHASSDPAPGLTSMPEGLYGVAAEVSPGKDTPSGHWELAGVPVPWDWHYFPPTLPSFPQDLMDQVAELCGAGGTLANCHASGTEVIKDWGAKHIETGWPICYTSADSVFQIAAHEEHFGLDRLLKLCQDIAPVLHKMKVGRVIARPFRGTVEDGFSRTGNRHDYAIAPPAPTLCDWAKAAGRSVYAVGKIGDIFSMQGIDEVRKGTDAVLFDHLCDVMDEAPDGAFAFANFVEFDSLYGHRRDVSGYARHLEWFDAQMARLYKRAREGDLLIFTADHGNDPTWPGTDHTRERVPVLGYGLGVKPIGKVAFTDVAVSIADHLGIAAQGPGRSFL; this comes from the coding sequence ATGACACGTGCATTTTTAATTGTGATGGACTCCGTGGGCCTTGGCGGGGCGCCGGATGCGGATGCGTTTTTTAACGGAGATTTACCGGATGAAGGTGCCAACACCATCGCCCATATCGCGCAGGCCTGTGCCGAGGGGCGCGCCGAGGAGGGGCGCTCCGGTCCGCTGCACATCCCGCATTTGGATGCGCTTGGTTTGGGGGCCGCGATGGGGCACGCCAGTTCCGATCCTGCGCCGGGTCTGACCTCCATGCCAGAGGGGCTATATGGCGTTGCCGCAGAGGTCTCGCCGGGGAAAGACACCCCCTCGGGTCATTGGGAATTGGCGGGGGTGCCGGTGCCGTGGGACTGGCATTATTTTCCGCCGACCCTGCCGTCTTTCCCGCAAGACCTGATGGATCAGGTCGCCGAGCTTTGTGGGGCGGGCGGTACTTTGGCCAATTGTCATGCCTCAGGCACCGAGGTGATCAAAGACTGGGGCGCAAAGCACATCGAGACCGGGTGGCCGATTTGCTACACCTCCGCTGACAGCGTGTTTCAAATCGCCGCTCACGAAGAGCATTTCGGCCTCGATCGGCTTTTGAAACTTTGCCAAGACATCGCACCGGTCCTACATAAAATGAAGGTCGGCCGTGTCATAGCGCGTCCTTTCCGAGGTACGGTTGAGGACGGGTTTTCTCGCACCGGAAATCGGCATGACTACGCCATTGCCCCACCTGCACCAACGCTGTGCGATTGGGCGAAAGCGGCGGGACGGTCGGTTTATGCCGTTGGAAAGATTGGAGATATTTTTTCGATGCAGGGCATTGATGAGGTCCGTAAAGGCACGGATGCGGTGCTGTTTGATCATCTGTGCGACGTGATGGACGAGGCCCCTGACGGGGCGTTTGCCTTTGCCAATTTTGTCGAATTCGATAGCCTCTATGGTCACCGTCGTGATGTTTCCGGCTATGCCCGTCATCTTGAGTGGTTCGATGCCCAAATGGCGCGGCTTTATAAGCGCGCCCGTGAGGGCGATCTTTTGATTTTCACCGCCGATCACGGCAATGACCCAACCTGGCCCGGCACCGATCACACCCGCGAACGGGTGCCGGTTTTGGGCTATGGTTTGGGCGTGAAACCCATTGGCAAGGTGGCCTTCACCGATGTGGCGGTCTCCATTGCCGATCATCTGGGTATTGCCGCCCAAGGCCCCGGAAGGAGTTTTCTGTGA
- a CDS encoding thymidine phosphorylase — MDARLVIEKLRDKRDLTQDELAWFAQGLASGAVTDAQAGAFAMAALLNGMSDPERVALTLAMRDSGEVMRWDLPAPAIDKHSTGGVGDCVSLLLAPALAALGAYVPMVSGRGLGHTGGTLDKLEAIPGLKTEVSEARFHQIVERVGCAVVSATGSIAPADKRLYAIRDVTGTVESIDLITASILSKKLAAGLDALVLDVKCGSGAFMKTPEDARALAQSLVTTANGAGCKTSALITDMNQPLCPEMGNALELMTVMEALTSGEVDNILCDVTCALGGELLVLAGLSDDVDQATWAVRGTLTDGSAAERFGRMITELGGPADFVDHWRDRLPSAPIVRDVQALTPGFVGVMDGHALGMAVVHLGGGRLQGGEKIDPAVGISNCCMIGDEMVEDALIATIHARTPQDADRAEAAIRAAIPITDEVPDEPPLVYEKVTV; from the coding sequence ATGGACGCGCGTCTGGTGATCGAAAAGCTGCGGGACAAGAGAGATCTGACCCAAGACGAGCTGGCTTGGTTCGCCCAAGGCCTGGCCTCAGGTGCGGTCACCGATGCGCAGGCTGGGGCCTTTGCCATGGCCGCGCTTTTGAACGGCATGTCTGATCCCGAACGGGTCGCTTTGACGCTTGCAATGCGTGACAGTGGTGAGGTGATGCGGTGGGATTTGCCTGCGCCTGCGATTGACAAACATTCGACCGGGGGTGTCGGCGATTGCGTTTCCTTGCTGCTCGCTCCCGCCTTGGCCGCTTTGGGGGCCTATGTGCCGATGGTGTCGGGCCGGGGCCTTGGCCACACTGGCGGCACATTGGACAAGCTCGAAGCCATTCCGGGCCTCAAAACCGAAGTTTCCGAGGCGCGGTTTCATCAGATCGTCGAACGGGTCGGCTGCGCGGTCGTCTCTGCCACCGGGTCGATCGCTCCTGCTGACAAACGGCTCTATGCCATTCGCGATGTCACCGGCACGGTCGAGAGCATTGATTTGATCACCGCTTCGATCCTGTCGAAAAAACTCGCCGCCGGATTGGATGCCTTGGTATTGGATGTCAAATGCGGTTCCGGCGCCTTTATGAAAACCCCAGAGGATGCGCGTGCTTTGGCGCAAAGTCTTGTGACCACGGCCAACGGGGCTGGGTGCAAAACCTCCGCGCTGATCACCGATATGAACCAACCGCTTTGCCCGGAGATGGGCAATGCATTGGAACTGATGACGGTGATGGAGGCGCTGACCTCGGGCGAGGTGGACAATATCCTGTGTGATGTCACCTGTGCGCTGGGTGGGGAATTGTTGGTTCTGGCGGGATTGTCCGATGACGTGGATCAAGCCACTTGGGCGGTTCGCGGCACGCTGACCGATGGGTCCGCCGCCGAACGGTTTGGTCGCATGATCACCGAATTGGGCGGCCCAGCGGATTTTGTCGATCATTGGCGGGACCGCTTGCCGTCGGCGCCGATTGTGCGGGATGTGCAGGCTTTGACGCCCGGCTTTGTGGGGGTCATGGATGGTCACGCCTTGGGTATGGCTGTGGTGCATTTGGGCGGTGGACGCCTTCAGGGGGGCGAAAAAATCGACCCGGCTGTCGGCATTTCCAATTGCTGTATGATCGGCGATGAGATGGTTGAGGACGCTTTGATTGCGACGATTCATGCGCGTACCCCGCAGGACGCCGACCGGGCCGAAGCCGCCATTCGCGCCGCGATCCCGATCACGGACGAGGTGCCTGATGAGCCGCCATTGGTTTACGAGAAGGTAACAGTATGA
- the cdd gene encoding cytidine deaminase, with translation MHLSTRPRNLDQALKNVTKYRQIRSRFAMTLLEDATKIREMAYAPYSNFKVGAAIRTPSGAVFTGVNVENAAYPEGTCAEAGAIAAMIAGGDTVITEVAVIGSSQEPTPPCGGCRQKLREFADPSVKVTMGSMSGKVLTMTVEQLLPGAFTPDYME, from the coding sequence TTGCATCTTAGCACGCGCCCGCGCAATCTTGACCAAGCTTTAAAAAATGTCACCAAATATCGCCAAATAAGGTCCCGTTTTGCAATGACCCTGCTCGAAGATGCCACCAAAATCCGCGAAATGGCCTATGCGCCTTATTCCAACTTTAAAGTCGGCGCGGCGATCCGCACGCCATCGGGCGCGGTGTTCACCGGCGTGAATGTCGAAAACGCTGCGTATCCTGAGGGCACCTGTGCCGAAGCCGGAGCCATCGCCGCGATGATCGCGGGCGGCGACACTGTGATCACAGAGGTCGCCGTGATCGGCTCAAGCCAAGAGCCCACGCCGCCCTGCGGTGGCTGTCGTCAAAAGCTGCGTGAATTTGCCGATCCGTCGGTCAAGGTCACCATGGGGTCGATGTCCGGCAAAGTGTTGACCATGACCGTCGAGCAACTTTTGCCCGGTGCGTTTACCCCCGATTATATGGAATGA
- a CDS encoding NADP-dependent malic enzyme yields MTSDSRTESRNTSLRQAALDYHEFPKPGKLEIRATKPMANGRDLARAYSPGVAEACLEIKADPTTSSRYTSRGNLVAVVTNGTAVLGLGNIGPAAAKPVMEGKAVLFKKFANIDCFDIELDESDPVKLAEIVCALEPTFGAINLEDIKAPDCFIVEQLCREKMNIPVFHDDQHGTAIVVGAAATNALRVTGKKFEDIKVVSTGGGAAGIACLNMLLKLGLKRENVWLCDIAGLVYEGRTEEMTPQKAAFAQKTDLRTLDDVIDGADLFLGLSGPGVLKPEMVAKMARQPIVFALANPTPEIHPDEVKKVAPDAIIATGRSDYPNQVNNVLCFPFIFRGALDVAATEINDEMQIACIEGIAALARATTSAEAAAAYQDERMEFGPEYLIPKPFDPRLMGVVASAVAKAAMESGVATKPVPDMKVYKDALDHSVFKSALIMRPVFAAASQAERRIAFAEGEDDRVLRAAQAMIEETTDKPILIGRPEVIAVRAERAGLKIRPGVDFEIVNPENDSRYKQYWQAYHKLMERQGVTPDLAKAIMRTNTTAIGAIMVHQDHADSMICGTFGQYLWHLNYITQILGTKEHQPVGALSLMILEDGPLFIADTHVHTEPTPEQIAKTVIATARHVRRFGIEPNIALCSHSEFGNLQCTTGRHMREALEILDSEPRDFIYEGEMHIDSALTPDLRARNFPHSRLEGPANALIFAIADAASGVRNILKTKGGGLEVGPILMGMANRAHIVTPSITPRGLLNMSAMAGTPVAHYG; encoded by the coding sequence ATGACCTCGGACAGCCGCACGGAGAGCCGCAATACCAGCCTAAGACAGGCGGCTTTGGACTATCACGAGTTCCCAAAGCCGGGGAAATTGGAAATCCGAGCGACCAAGCCGATGGCCAATGGCCGCGACCTGGCACGCGCCTATAGCCCCGGCGTGGCCGAAGCCTGCTTGGAAATCAAGGCCGACCCCACCACATCCTCGCGCTACACCTCGCGCGGCAATCTTGTCGCCGTGGTCACCAATGGCACCGCCGTTCTCGGCCTTGGCAATATCGGCCCCGCCGCTGCAAAGCCGGTGATGGAAGGCAAGGCGGTCCTGTTCAAAAAATTCGCCAACATCGACTGTTTCGACATTGAGCTGGATGAATCTGACCCGGTGAAACTGGCAGAAATCGTCTGCGCCTTGGAGCCGACCTTTGGGGCGATCAACCTCGAAGACATCAAAGCGCCGGATTGCTTTATCGTTGAACAACTGTGCCGTGAGAAGATGAACATCCCGGTGTTTCACGATGACCAACATGGCACAGCCATTGTCGTCGGCGCGGCTGCGACCAATGCGTTGCGGGTCACTGGCAAAAAATTCGAAGACATCAAAGTGGTTTCAACCGGCGGTGGGGCGGCCGGGATTGCCTGTCTGAATATGCTTTTGAAACTTGGGCTTAAGCGTGAAAACGTATGGCTCTGCGACATTGCAGGCCTTGTCTATGAGGGCCGGACCGAAGAGATGACGCCGCAAAAGGCCGCTTTTGCGCAAAAGACCGATCTGCGCACGCTCGATGATGTGATCGACGGCGCGGACCTGTTCCTTGGTCTCTCCGGTCCCGGCGTGTTGAAGCCCGAAATGGTCGCCAAAATGGCACGTCAGCCGATTGTGTTTGCGCTGGCCAACCCGACCCCGGAAATCCACCCGGACGAGGTCAAAAAGGTCGCGCCCGACGCGATCATCGCCACCGGGCGCTCGGATTATCCCAACCAAGTCAACAACGTGCTGTGTTTCCCGTTCATCTTCCGCGGCGCGCTTGATGTGGCGGCGACCGAGATCAACGACGAGATGCAAATCGCCTGTATCGAAGGCATCGCAGCGCTGGCCCGCGCCACAACAAGCGCCGAAGCCGCTGCCGCCTACCAAGACGAGCGGATGGAATTTGGCCCGGAATATTTGATCCCAAAACCGTTCGACCCGCGCCTGATGGGTGTTGTCGCCTCCGCCGTGGCCAAGGCCGCGATGGAAAGCGGCGTGGCGACCAAGCCAGTGCCGGACATGAAGGTCTATAAAGACGCGCTGGATCATTCGGTGTTCAAATCCGCCCTGATCATGCGGCCGGTCTTTGCCGCAGCGTCGCAGGCCGAACGCCGCATCGCCTTTGCCGAGGGCGAAGATGACCGCGTGTTGCGCGCCGCCCAAGCGATGATCGAAGAGACCACCGACAAGCCGATCCTGATCGGTCGCCCCGAAGTGATCGCCGTGCGCGCCGAGCGGGCCGGTCTGAAAATCCGCCCCGGCGTGGATTTCGAGATCGTGAACCCGGAAAATGACAGCCGCTACAAACAATACTGGCAGGCCTATCACAAGTTGATGGAACGCCAAGGCGTGACTCCCGATCTGGCCAAGGCGATCATGCGCACCAACACCACGGCGATTGGGGCCATTATGGTGCATCAGGACCACGCAGACAGCATGATCTGCGGCACATTTGGTCAATACCTGTGGCACCTCAACTACATCACACAGATTCTTGGCACCAAGGAGCACCAACCTGTCGGCGCGCTCTCTTTGATGATCCTCGAAGACGGGCCGCTGTTCATCGCCGACACCCATGTCCACACGGAGCCGACACCGGAGCAAATCGCCAAAACGGTCATCGCCACCGCGCGCCACGTCCGCCGCTTTGGGATTGAACCGAACATCGCGCTGTGTTCGCATTCGGAATTTGGCAACCTGCAATGCACGACCGGGCGACACATGCGCGAGGCACTTGAAATTCTCGACAGTGAACCGCGTGATTTTATCTATGAGGGCGAAATGCACATCGACAGCGCCCTGACCCCGGACCTGCGCGCCCGTAATTTCCCGCACTCACGCCTTGAAGGCCCGGCCAATGCATTGATCTTTGCGATTGCCGATGCGGCCTCTGGCGTACGTAACATTTTGAAAACCAAGGGCGGCGGGTTGGAAGTGGGTCCGATCCTGATGGGCATGGCCAACCGCGCCCATATTGTGACCCCCTCGATCACCCCGCGCGGCCTTTTGAACATGTCCGCCATGGCTGGCACGCCGGTGGCGCATTACGGATAA
- a CDS encoding AMP-binding protein yields the protein MAYKDIYDGWKADPEAFWMQAAEEVHWYKKPSKALFDETAPIYEWFSDGLTNTCYNAVDRHVDAGRGDEIAIMHESPITHATKGITYKELQARVSSLAGALKMRGVEKGDRVIIYMPMIPEALEAMLACARIGAVHSVVFGGFAAHELAVRIDDCTPKAIIAASCGLEPNRVVHYKPLLDKAIDMAEHKPEFCVIFQREQEVAKLNEGRDFSWHGFQYGVKPADCVPVEGNHPAYILYTSGTTGQPKGVVRATGGHLVALNWTMKNIYNIDVGDRFWAASDVGWVVGHSYICYGPLIKGAQTIVFEGKPIGTPHAGVFWRIIQNQRVKSFFTAPTALRAIKREDPNGDWIKRYKLHDLQAIFLAGERADPDTIKWAQEKFGVPVIDHWWQTETGWAIAANPLGIEELPVKIGSPSVAMPGYEIEILDEAGHPVKDGELGAIAIKLPLPPGTLQTLWNAEERYKKSYLTTFPGYYETGDAGIKDADGYVYIMARTDDVINVAGHRLSTGAMEEVLSNHPDVAECAVIGVADQLKGQSPLGFLCLNSGCTKDHATIVKEVVTAVRNDIGPVAAFKLACVVDRLPKTRSGKILRGTMVKIADNQPFKMPATIDDPAILDEIKVALQGLGYAKG from the coding sequence GTGGCATACAAAGATATTTATGATGGCTGGAAAGCAGACCCTGAGGCCTTTTGGATGCAGGCAGCCGAAGAGGTTCATTGGTACAAGAAGCCATCCAAAGCCCTCTTCGATGAGACCGCGCCGATTTACGAATGGTTCTCGGACGGGTTGACCAACACCTGTTACAACGCAGTGGACCGCCATGTGGACGCCGGTCGCGGCGATGAAATCGCGATCATGCACGAAAGCCCGATCACCCACGCCACCAAGGGCATCACCTACAAAGAGCTTCAGGCGCGCGTGTCCTCGCTTGCCGGTGCGCTGAAAATGCGCGGCGTGGAAAAGGGGGATCGCGTCATCATTTACATGCCGATGATCCCCGAAGCGCTTGAGGCGATGTTGGCCTGTGCCCGCATTGGCGCGGTGCATTCCGTGGTGTTCGGCGGCTTTGCCGCGCATGAATTGGCGGTGCGGATTGACGACTGTACACCCAAAGCGATCATTGCCGCCTCTTGTGGTTTGGAGCCGAACCGAGTGGTCCATTACAAGCCGCTTTTGGACAAAGCCATTGATATGGCTGAACACAAACCGGAGTTCTGCGTGATCTTCCAGCGCGAACAAGAGGTGGCCAAACTGAACGAGGGTCGCGATTTCTCGTGGCACGGCTTCCAATACGGCGTCAAACCCGCCGACTGCGTCCCGGTTGAGGGCAACCACCCGGCCTATATCCTCTATACGTCGGGCACCACGGGTCAGCCCAAAGGCGTTGTCCGCGCCACAGGTGGGCATCTTGTGGCGCTCAACTGGACGATGAAAAACATCTACAACATCGACGTGGGCGACCGCTTTTGGGCCGCCTCTGACGTGGGTTGGGTCGTCGGCCACAGCTATATTTGCTACGGCCCGCTGATCAAAGGCGCGCAAACCATTGTGTTTGAAGGCAAACCCATCGGCACCCCGCATGCGGGCGTATTCTGGCGGATCATTCAAAACCAGCGGGTAAAAAGTTTTTTCACCGCACCCACCGCCTTGCGCGCAATCAAACGCGAAGACCCGAATGGCGACTGGATCAAGCGTTACAAGCTGCATGATCTTCAGGCGATCTTTCTGGCCGGCGAACGCGCCGACCCGGACACAATCAAATGGGCGCAAGAGAAATTCGGCGTGCCAGTGATTGACCACTGGTGGCAAACCGAAACCGGCTGGGCAATTGCCGCAAACCCGCTTGGGATCGAAGAGCTTCCGGTTAAGATCGGCTCACCTTCTGTGGCCATGCCGGGTTATGAGATCGAGATTCTCGACGAAGCCGGACATCCGGTCAAAGATGGCGAACTTGGTGCCATCGCGATCAAACTCCCGCTCCCCCCGGGGACTTTGCAAACCCTGTGGAATGCCGAAGAGCGCTATAAAAAGTCCTATCTCACCACTTTCCCGGGCTATTACGAAACGGGCGATGCCGGGATCAAGGACGCAGACGGCTATGTCTACATTATGGCCCGCACCGATGACGTGATCAACGTCGCCGGGCACCGCCTCTCGACCGGCGCAATGGAAGAAGTCCTGTCCAATCACCCCGATGTCGCGGAATGTGCCGTCATCGGGGTGGCGGATCAGCTCAAAGGCCAGTCACCGCTGGGCTTTTTGTGCCTGAACTCAGGCTGCACCAAGGATCACGCCACCATCGTCAAAGAAGTTGTCACGGCAGTGCGCAATGACATTGGCCCAGTGGCCGCATTCAAATTGGCCTGTGTGGTTGATCGTCTGCCCAAAACTCGGTCAGGCAAGATTCTGCGCGGGACGATGGTCAAGATTGCCGACAACCAACCCTTTAAAATGCCTGCGACCATCGACGATCCGGCCATTTTGGACGAGATCAAAGTGGCACTTCAGGGCCTTGGATACGCAAAAGGGTAA
- a CDS encoding hybrid sensor histidine kinase/response regulator: MTERGQKSQNLLIEDAGRISLLSHDIRSTFAELQSGLSTLDHIELPPHLTGDVQQLVATGAHLGRLLDEVASLMFHDHKQRPATRLMVNPRDILTKLALRWQRITTRFGSSLHLEGLETMPTRADLDMLSLERVLSNLVSNALHHAGPGQISLKVSRQATENGTNIIVRICDTGPGFPPHVFTSHEGRPPIPIGSGEPGSGYGLYVACDAARRLGGRLTLRNLPEAGAEACLILPIHADQGLDHWADQWSETAPPPQKPLYPMLRSYTALLVEDSDTLRLTMHHNLETLGLTVVDATDGAEALDILSDPGTTIDLVFLDIELPLVSGPQVIAALRKRGVTPPPVIAVTSHVFDLNMQAIRATGVHDILSKPFPSKTAILHVTCRALGLPLPVTDQEPAPPAYQTTNAPLGLHDLTARLPKAVAEDVLTRLSADLTRYLGLGISAAKSIPSQDAKNTLRLATHSLSGLFATAHRTKAQNLARHVSEQADVMSRAEIIAILETLRQTVTDIQKSIHLLTHSETDTNVPKTNFDR; encoded by the coding sequence GTGACTGAGCGCGGCCAAAAAAGCCAAAACCTATTGATCGAAGACGCCGGTCGTATTTCTCTCTTGTCACATGACATTCGGTCGACCTTTGCCGAATTACAAAGCGGGCTCTCCACGCTCGATCACATCGAGCTGCCCCCACATCTCACAGGCGACGTCCAGCAACTGGTTGCCACGGGGGCGCATTTGGGGCGTCTGCTTGATGAGGTGGCAAGCCTTATGTTTCACGATCACAAACAACGTCCCGCCACGCGCCTCATGGTCAACCCGCGCGACATCCTGACAAAACTTGCGCTGAGATGGCAACGGATCACCACACGGTTTGGCAGCTCACTCCACCTTGAGGGGCTGGAGACCATGCCCACGCGCGCCGATTTGGATATGCTGTCGCTCGAACGCGTCCTGTCCAACCTTGTGTCCAACGCGCTGCACCATGCCGGGCCGGGGCAGATTTCTCTAAAAGTATCGCGACAGGCCACAGAGAACGGCACTAATATCATTGTGCGGATTTGCGACACAGGCCCAGGCTTTCCACCGCATGTCTTCACCAGCCACGAAGGTCGCCCCCCCATTCCGATCGGGTCTGGCGAACCCGGCTCCGGTTATGGGCTATATGTGGCCTGTGATGCGGCGCGCCGACTGGGTGGACGCTTGACGCTTCGCAATCTGCCTGAGGCAGGAGCGGAAGCCTGTTTGATTTTGCCGATACATGCGGATCAAGGGCTGGATCATTGGGCCGATCAATGGTCAGAAACGGCCCCTCCTCCACAAAAGCCGCTTTACCCTATGCTGCGCTCCTACACCGCGCTTTTGGTCGAAGACAGCGACACCCTGCGGCTGACCATGCACCACAACCTTGAAACCCTCGGCCTGACGGTGGTTGATGCCACAGACGGCGCTGAGGCCCTCGATATCCTCTCCGACCCGGGCACGACAATCGACCTTGTCTTCCTCGACATCGAATTGCCGCTTGTGTCCGGCCCACAGGTTATTGCAGCTCTGAGAAAGCGCGGAGTAACGCCCCCGCCGGTCATCGCCGTGACCTCGCATGTGTTCGACCTAAATATGCAGGCTATCCGGGCAACCGGCGTCCATGACATTCTATCAAAACCCTTTCCGTCAAAAACGGCCATCCTTCACGTCACCTGTCGTGCGCTCGGCCTGCCCTTGCCCGTCACAGACCAAGAGCCCGCCCCTCCCGCATATCAAACGACGAATGCGCCTCTCGGCCTACATGATCTGACCGCGCGCCTCCCCAAGGCCGTCGCCGAAGACGTCCTCACCCGGCTCTCGGCCGATCTCACTCGCTACCTTGGCCTCGGCATATCTGCGGCCAAGAGCATCCCATCACAGGACGCCAAAAACACCCTGCGACTGGCAACACATTCCCTGTCTGGTCTCTTTGCAACCGCCCATCGCACCAAGGCCCAAAATCTGGCCCGCCATGTGTCAGAACAAGCGGATGTGATGTCGCGTGCAGAAATCATTGCGATTCTGGAGACGCTCCGCCAAACTGTCACAGATATTCAAAAATCCATTCACCTACTCACACATAGCGAGACGGACACCAATGTCCCAAAAACCAATTTTGATCGTTGA
- a CDS encoding sigma-54-dependent transcriptional regulator: MSQKPILIVDDVDTHLTLFTATLEAAGYTVLPARSQAEALALIDITLPGIALVDLVLPDGDGIALIKLLKDRDPTIKLIAITAFASVDRAVSAMRNGAEDFLVKPIEPDQLKATIANTLAGRSIGQYVQPYPVDDVEAEGHVGSSSLMQDIYSTIRAVAGSAASVFITGENGTGKVKAAAAIHNQSGFQDGAFVKLDCSTAAPDTIEAELLGQIGTREIPEKIGAAELAYGGTLLLDEICTLSLPMQARLLNMLQSGMITPIGATAGRPAEFRLICTSTVDPRAEVQSGRFRADLFYRLNVVPIHLPPLRARGLDVVEIAETELDRLCAREGREFRTLSTEVKAIFLDHAWPGNIRELMNVLWNAIVLHDGPVVNVTDLPPYLRGAQRSQKPSHLGGTSQAPENPFAGKTLAEIERNAVEAAISHAGGSIPTAARSLGVSPSTLYRKLEGWGRPVRGGRKF, encoded by the coding sequence ATGTCCCAAAAACCAATTTTGATCGTTGATGATGTCGACACACATCTGACCCTATTTACCGCAACACTTGAGGCCGCAGGCTACACCGTCCTTCCCGCACGCAGCCAAGCCGAAGCTCTCGCCTTGATCGACATCACATTGCCAGGGATTGCGCTGGTGGATCTGGTGTTGCCAGATGGCGACGGGATCGCGTTGATCAAACTCCTGAAAGACCGCGATCCGACGATCAAACTGATTGCGATCACCGCCTTTGCCTCTGTCGACCGCGCCGTCTCGGCCATGCGCAACGGAGCAGAGGATTTTCTTGTCAAACCCATTGAACCCGATCAACTTAAAGCCACGATCGCCAATACACTGGCAGGACGCAGTATTGGACAATACGTGCAACCCTATCCCGTCGATGATGTGGAAGCAGAAGGCCACGTAGGCTCTTCGAGTTTGATGCAGGATATTTATAGCACAATTCGTGCCGTGGCCGGATCAGCGGCCAGCGTGTTCATAACCGGTGAAAACGGCACCGGCAAAGTCAAAGCCGCCGCCGCCATCCACAACCAGTCAGGGTTTCAAGACGGCGCTTTCGTCAAACTGGATTGCTCCACCGCAGCCCCGGACACGATCGAAGCCGAATTGTTAGGCCAAATCGGCACGCGCGAGATCCCGGAAAAGATAGGTGCGGCAGAACTGGCCTATGGTGGCACGTTGTTGTTGGATGAAATTTGCACCCTGTCTTTGCCCATGCAAGCGCGGCTTTTGAACATGTTGCAAAGTGGTATGATCACCCCCATCGGTGCAACCGCCGGCCGACCCGCCGAGTTTCGCTTGATTTGCACCAGCACGGTCGATCCGCGCGCCGAGGTGCAATCCGGGCGCTTTCGGGCCGATCTGTTTTATCGGCTGAATGTGGTGCCAATCCACCTACCGCCTTTGCGCGCCCGTGGGCTCGATGTGGTGGAAATTGCCGAGACCGAGCTGGATCGGCTCTGTGCCCGTGAGGGGCGGGAGTTTCGAACCCTTTCAACCGAGGTCAAAGCCATCTTTTTGGATCATGCATGGCCGGGAAATATCCGCGAACTGATGAACGTCTTGTGGAATGCCATCGTGTTGCATGACGGCCCGGTGGTCAATGTGACTGACCTACCGCCCTATTTACGTGGGGCACAACGGTCGCAAAAACCGTCCCATCTTGGCGGCACATCGCAGGCCCCCGAAAACCCCTTTGCCGGGAAAACCTTGGCTGAAATCGAACGCAACGCCGTTGAGGCCGCAATTTCGCATGCAGGAGGGTCCATCCCTACGGCGGCTCGTTCGCTTGGCGTATCGCCGTCCACGCTGTACCGAAAGTTGGAAGGCTGGGGGCGGCCAGTGCGCGGGGGACGCAAATTTTAG
- a CDS encoding NAD kinase, whose product MVKIAFAASDAQIAQRALERLQARYASVPLEEADVIVALGGDGFMLQTLHGTMHLNIPVYGMNCGTVGFLMNEFQDDSLVERLLAAEEEVINPLSMVAADADGVEHKALAINEVSLLRAGPQAAKLRVSVDGKVRMDELVCDGVLVSTPAGSTAYNYSARGPILPIGSDVLALTAMAAFRPRRWRGALLPKSAKVRFDVLEPQKRPVMADADSRHSANVVWVEIASEPNVRHRIQFDPGHGLEERLLREQFV is encoded by the coding sequence ATGGTCAAAATTGCCTTTGCGGCCAGCGATGCCCAAATCGCGCAGCGTGCTCTTGAGCGGTTGCAGGCGCGTTATGCCTCCGTTCCGTTGGAGGAGGCGGATGTGATTGTGGCACTTGGCGGTGACGGGTTCATGCTCCAGACCCTGCATGGAACGATGCATCTCAACATCCCGGTTTACGGCATGAATTGCGGCACGGTCGGGTTTTTGATGAACGAGTTCCAAGATGACTCTCTGGTTGAGCGCTTGTTGGCCGCCGAGGAAGAGGTGATCAATCCGCTCTCCATGGTCGCGGCCGACGCCGATGGGGTCGAGCACAAAGCCCTTGCGATCAACGAGGTTTCATTGCTGCGTGCCGGGCCGCAGGCGGCCAAGCTGCGGGTGTCGGTGGACGGCAAGGTGCGGATGGACGAACTGGTCTGTGACGGTGTGCTTGTCTCGACGCCTGCCGGGTCGACCGCCTATAACTATTCCGCACGCGGGCCGATTTTGCCGATTGGATCGGATGTTTTGGCGCTGACTGCGATGGCGGCATTTCGCCCCCGTCGCTGGCGCGGGGCCTTGTTGCCCAAAAGCGCAAAGGTCCGCTTTGACGTGTTGGAGCCGCAAAAGCGCCCGGTTATGGCCGATGCCGACAGCCGCCATTCCGCCAATGTGGTCTGGGTCGAAATTGCCTCAGAACCAAACGTGCGCCATCGGATTCAGTTTGATCCGGGACACGGATTGGAAGAACGGCTTTTGCGCGAACAATTCGTGTAA